The nucleotide window CCCAGAGAGTAACCTACGCCGTCACCGTTAGCGGTTTTAACGTCAGTACGGTCGTTTTTACCCTGGTACTGAATACCCATGCTCAGACCGTCAACCAGACCGAAGAAATCGCTGTTACGGTAGGTCAGCAGGCCGGTGCTACGGCTGGTCATGAAGTTATCAACATAGTTACCGCCCCAGGTCATACCGGAGAAGGACGGAGCCATATCGGTGTAAGATTCTACGTCGTATACGATACCGTAGTTACGACCGTAGTCGATGCTGCCAGCGTCACCCGCTTTCAGACCTGCGAAGGCCAGACGGTTTTTGTTTGACTGAGCAGTACCTTCAGCCTGGTTCGCCATGAAGCGGTATTCCCACTGGCCATAACCGGTCAACTGGTCGTTGATCTGAGTTTCGCCTTTGAAACCAAGCTGCGCATAAGTTGCGTCGTTGTTGTTGGTGTTGTCACCAGAGGTCACGAAATCGTGCTCGGCGTTAACTTTACCGTAGAAGTCCAGTTTGTTGCCGTTTTTGTTATAGATTTCTGCAGCGTTAGCTGCACCGGCTACCAGCAGGGCAGGGATAACCACTGCCAGGATATTGCGCTTCATCATTATTTATTACCCTCATTGGTTTTTTTATGACACTCGCCACTGCCGTCAATAAATTCTGTCAATAAATATTTCCGGAACTATTGATGAGAGTTTGGTGTCTTTATGTATCTGACAGGCATCTTTCCATTCATAGAACCGTTTCGCTAGCCTGAAAATGCTACAATCCTCAAGATTGGGTAACAAAAAGAAATTATATGTAACTAAATGTGTATTTTAGGGAACTTTGTGAACCATCTCAAATTTCAGAACTAGTTGGCTAATTAAACGACGTGTTTATTGCTATCTATATGAATTGCTTATATTTAATTTGGCTAAAGGCAATTCCTATAAACAGAGGCTAAACGACTCATTTTTTCTTATGATCTTATTCAGCCTTCTGGATGGCTATGAATTCGGTTGAATTTTGTGCTAAAGAATCAGAGATGGATTAACTGCAATAAGAGTATGGTTTATTTTTTGTTCACAGATATTTCACGGAAACAAAACGTAACAGGTAGTGGTTATGACGGGGTTGTGGTTTAAAGATGCTGACTTTGAACTGACGAAAATTGACAATGCAGAATAAAATAATGGCCAGTAGAAACTGGCCATTTTAAATTGCGCGGGGATTAGAAGGTCGCGCTGCGTGGCGTACGTGGGAACGGAATAACGTCACGGACGTTCTGAACACCAGTCACATAGGCAATCAGACGTTCGAAGCCCAGACCGAAACCAGAGTGTGGAACGGTGCCGTAGCGGCGCAGATCGCGGTACCACCAGTAGTCTTCTTTATTAAGACCCATTTCCGCCATACGTGCATCCAGCACATCCAGACGCTCTTCACGCTGTGAACCACCGATGATTTCACCAATGCCCGGAGCCAGTACGTCCATCGCGGCAACGGTTTTACCGTCTTCGTTAAGGCGCATATAGAAGGCTTTGATGTCTTTCGGGTAGTTTTTCACGACAACCGGCGCTTTGAAGTGCTTCTCTGCGAGATAGCGTTCATGCTCGGAAGCCAGGTCAACACCCCAGTAAACCGGGTTATCAAATTTCTCACCGCATTTTTCAAGGATTGCCACCGCGTCGGTGTAATCAACCTGCGCGAAGTCGGCAGAGACGAAACGTTCCAGACGAGCAACCGCATCGCTGTCTACGCGCTCAGCGAAGAATTTCATGTCATCAGCGCGTTCTTCAAGCACCGCTTTGAAGACATATTTCAGCATCGCTTCTGCCAGACCTGCCACGTCGTCCAGGTTGGCGAATGCCACTTCTGGCTCCAGCATCCAGAATTCCGCCAGGTGACGGCTGGTGTTAGAGTTTTCCGCACGGAACGTTGGGCCGAAGGTGTAGATCTTCGACAGCGCACAGGCATAGGTTTCGCCGTTGAGCTGGCCGGAGACCGTCAGGAAGGACTCTTTACCAAAGAAATCTTTGTCATAGTCCACTTTCCCTTCCGGTGTCCGCGGCAGGTTTTCCATATCCAGCGTAGAAACGCGGAACATTTCGCCAGCACCTTCGGTATCGGAGGCGGTGATCAGTGGGGTCGACACCCAGAAGTAGCCCTGCTCGTCGAAGAAGCGGTGCAGCGCTTGTGCCAGAGTATGGCGGACGCGAGCAACCGCACCAATCAGGTTGGTACGCGGACGCAGGTGCGCGACTTCACGCAGGTACTCGATACTGTGGCGTTTTGCCGCCATCGGGTAGGTGTCCGGATCTTCAACCCAGCCAGTCACTTCAATCGCAGATGCCTGAATTTCGAAACTCTGACCCTGACCAGGAGAGGCAACAACAACCCCGGTGACAATAACGGAGCAGCCCGTTGTCAGGTGCAGAACGTCATCATTGTAATTGGGCAGAGAATTATTAATGACGGCCTGTACAGGATCAAAGCAGGAACCGTCATAGACGGCGAGGAAGGAGATGCCAGCTTTAGAATCTCGACGAGTACGCACCCATCCGCGCACGGTGACTTCTTGGTCAACGGCGACACGGCCCTGGAGTACGTCGGCTACAGGCACAACGCTCATAATATTCTCTCTGTTAATAGTCGGAAAAAATAAACACTTGTCCGCCCTTACATGGGGGGATATCTATGTTACCTGGCATCTGCCATCAGACAAGCAGATTTCGCAGTCAAAAGAGAAGAAATCGGAAATAAATAAGAGAAGGGGAGCCTGCAAGGCTCCCGAGGGGGATTAACTGGCTTTTTTTATCTGCGGTAAGTCGAAGGCTTTACGCAAAGCACGCACAAATGCTTTATCGTGGCAGATGGTTTTACCCGGGCTGTCGGAGAGCTTCGCGACAGGCTTGCCGTTACATTCCACCAGTTTTATCACGATGTTCAGAGGTTTCACCTGGGGGATGTCACAGGTCAAACGGGTACCAATCCCGAAACTCAGGTTCACTCTTGAGGCGAAATGACGATAGAGGTCGACCGCTTTTGCTAAATCGAGATTATCGGAGAAGACCAGCACTTTGCTCATCGGGTCAATACCCAGTTTCTTGTAGTGGGCTATCGCTTTTTCACCCCATTCAACCGGGTCTCCGGAGTCATGGCGTAGACCCTGATAACGCTCAGCAAACTCAGGGCCAAAGTCCCGCAGGAAAGCATCCATCGTAATGCAGTCGGTGAGGGCAATTCCCAGCTGATTCGGGTACTCTTCCAGCCATGCGGCCAATGCAGCACGCTGGCTGTTAGCCAGATCGGGGCTGATTTGCTGGTGGGCCTGGAACCATTCGTGCGCCTGGGTACCCATTGGCGTCAGGTTCAGGCGGCGGGCAAGATCGTAGTTACTGGTGCCAACGAACCAGGGCTCTTGCTGCAGACGCTCAACGATAGCCTGCTGAACGTCGCGCGAGAAGCGGCGGCGCGTGCCAAAGTCCATCAACCGGAACCGGGATATATCCAGCCCTTCGGTTAACTGCGAGAACTCAACCAGTTTATTCTCCAGCGAGGCGAGCGCCTGCTCAACGCCCATCTCCGGAGAGCGGTAGCGGTGAGCCAACTCACTGATCACCGCCAGAAGCGGCACTTCCCACATGATCACTTCACGCCACGGACCTTCAAGGCGAATATTCAGCTTACCGTTATCATTGGTGACGATGACCTGCTCCGGCTTATAGCGAAAATCGCGCAGCCAGTTCAGATAGTCAGCTTTAAAGAAAGGCAGGCCGGAAAGCCACTGATATTCGTCGTCCTGCAGCGTCAGGTGCTGCATAGCATCGACCTGTTCACGAATAGAGTCTGCGTAGATACCCAGCAAGTCGTCGCCCCGACAGCGGAATTCCGCCGCGACATGGACATGATAATAATGGTGGAAAACGGCTTGCTGCATATGCAGTTTATACGCGTCGGTATCCAGCAACGTATGCAGAACAGGAGAAGCGAATTGAGTCATAGGTGCGCAGTAGCATCCTCTCACAGGAGCGTTTAGTACAATAAACAACTCCGGAGTATACCTTGTTTAGTGATTTATTGAACCCCGATCACAACATAAGCTGCCTTTATGGTCGAGGGCATTTTGTGCCCCATGTTATAAAAATGTAGCGAAAAAAGGTGCTTGCACCTGAAAAGATGAACATTCTGCATAGCGCGTTTTACACAACAGGAATATATTGAATCGTTACTCGACAAACGATGCATAAGGTTTTCTATGACACAACAGCCACAAGCCAAATACCGCCACGACTACCGTGCGCCGGATTACCTGATTAGCGATATCGATCTGACTTTTGACCTGGATGCCACAAAAACCGTTGTAACGGCGGTAAGCCAGGTGACGCGCCACAGCGCGACGGCCGTCCCGCTGCGTCTTGATGGTGAAGATCTGACGTTGGTTTCCCTGCACATTAATGATGAAGCGTGGTCTGACTATAAAGAAGAAGACAACCAGCTGGTTATTAACAACTTGCCGGAACACTTTACGCTGCGCATCGTGAATGAAATCAGCCCCGCCGCGAACACTGCGCTGGAAGGGCTTTACCAGTCCGGTGTGGCGCTGTGTACTCAGTGTGAAGCGGAAGGTTTCCGCCACATCACCTGGTATCTGGATCGTCCGGATGTGCTGGCGCGCTTTACCACCAAAATTATCGCTGATAAAACTCTCTATCCCTTCCTGCTCTCCAACGGTAACCGTGTAGGTGAAGGCGAGCTGGAAAATGGTCGTCACTGGGTACAGTGGCAGGATCCGTTCCCGAAACCGTGTTACCTGTTTGCGCTGGTGGCCGGTGATTTTGACGTGCTGCGCGATACCTTCAAGACCCGTTCCGGCCGCGATGTGGCGCTGGAGTTGTTTGTTGACCGTGGTAACCTCGACCGTGCGCCGTGGGCGATGACGTCGCTGATTAATTCCATGAAGTGGGACGAAGAGCGCTTTGGCCTCGAATACGATCTCGATATCTATATGATCGTCGCCGTCGACTTCTTCAACATGGGCGCGATGGAGAATAAAGGGCTTAACATCTTCAACTCCAAATATGTGCTGGCGCGTACCGATACCGCAACCGATAAAGATTATCTCGATATCGAACGTGTTATCGGCCATGAGTATTTCCATAACTGGACCGGTAACCGTGTGACCTGCCGCGACTGGTTCCAGTTGAGCCTGAAAGAGGGCTTAACCGTCTTCCGTGACCAGGAGTTCAGCTCCGATCTGGGGTCGCGTGCGGTGAACCGTATTAACAACGTCCGTACCATGCGTGGTCTGCAGTTTGCGGAAGATGCCAGCCCAATGGCACACCCGATCCGCCCGGATAAAGTCATCGAGATGAACAACTTCTACACCCTGACGGTGTATGAAAAAGGATCTGAAATTATCCGCATGATCCACACCCTGCTCGGCGAAGAGAATTTCCAGAAAGGGATCCAGCTCTATTTCGAGCGTCACGACGGCAGCGCAGCCACCTGTGACGACTTTGTGCAGGCGATGGAAGACGCGTCTAACGTCGATCTCTCTCACTTCCGCCGCTGGTACAGCCAGGCCGGTACGCCCGTTGTGACCGTCAAAGATGATTACAACCCGGAAACCGAGCATTACACCCTGACTATCAGCCAGCGCACGCCGCCAACGGCTGAGCAGGAAGAGAAACATCCGCTGCACATCCCGTTCAGCATTGAACTGTACGATAACGAAGGTAAAGTGATCCCCCTGCAGAAGGGCGGTCATCCGGTACATCATGTACTGAACGTGACCCAGGCAGAGCAGACCTTTATCTTTGATAACGTCTACTTCCAGCCGGTGCCAGCGCTGCTGTGCGAATTCTCCGCACCGGTGAAACTGGAGTACAAGTGGAGCGATCAACAGCTGACGTTCCTGATGCGTCACGCGCGCAACGACTTCTCTCGCTGGGATGCGGCACAAAGTCTGCTGGCGACCTACATCAAGCTGAACGTGAACCGCCATCAACAGGGTCAGCCGCTGTCTCTGCCTGTGCATGTTGCTGACGCGTTCCGCGCTATTCTGCTGGATGAGAAGATTGACCCGGCGCTGGCGGCTGAAATTCTGACGTTGCCTTCTGCGAGCGAAATCGCTGAACTGTTCGAAATTATCGACCCGATTGCTATCGTGGCGGTGCGTGAAGCGTTGACCCGTACGCTGGCGACCGAGCTGGCAGACGAATTCCTGGCGATTTACAACGCCAACAAGCTGGATGAGTATCGCGTGGAACATGCTGATATCGGCAAACGTTCCCTGCGCAACACCTGCCTGCGCTATCTGGCCTTCGGTGAAGTGGAACTGGCAAACACGCTGGTGAGCAAGCAGTACCACGAAGCCGATAACATGACCGATGCCCTGGCGGCTCTGGCTGCAAGCGTTGCCGCTGAGTTGCCGTGCCGTGATGCGCTGATGCAGGAGTACGATGACAAATGGCACCAGGATGGTCTGGTAATGGACAAGTGGTTCATTCTGCAGTCTACCAGCCCGTCTGCCGA belongs to Enterobacter cloacae and includes:
- a CDS encoding phosphoporin PhoE — encoded protein: MMKRNILAVVIPALLVAGAANAAEIYNKNGNKLDFYGKVNAEHDFVTSGDNTNNNDATYAQLGFKGETQINDQLTGYGQWEYRFMANQAEGTAQSNKNRLAFAGLKAGDAGSIDYGRNYGIVYDVESYTDMAPSFSGMTWGGNYVDNFMTSRSTGLLTYRNSDFFGLVDGLSMGIQYQGKNDRTDVKTANGDGVGYSLGYNFGEGFGAIASYSNANRTLKQKADGEGDKAEAWGLGLKYDANNIYLATTYAETRNTTRTGTDGDAGFANKTQNFEIVAQYQFDFGLRPAISYVQTKGKDLAGVTNSKGTFKGGDADLAKFVQVGATYYFNKNFNVWADYYINLLDKDTAYAETVGGLNGNDDMAAVGVTYQF
- the asnS gene encoding asparagine--tRNA ligase, translating into MSVVPVADVLQGRVAVDQEVTVRGWVRTRRDSKAGISFLAVYDGSCFDPVQAVINNSLPNYNDDVLHLTTGCSVIVTGVVVASPGQGQSFEIQASAIEVTGWVEDPDTYPMAAKRHSIEYLREVAHLRPRTNLIGAVARVRHTLAQALHRFFDEQGYFWVSTPLITASDTEGAGEMFRVSTLDMENLPRTPEGKVDYDKDFFGKESFLTVSGQLNGETYACALSKIYTFGPTFRAENSNTSRHLAEFWMLEPEVAFANLDDVAGLAEAMLKYVFKAVLEERADDMKFFAERVDSDAVARLERFVSADFAQVDYTDAVAILEKCGEKFDNPVYWGVDLASEHERYLAEKHFKAPVVVKNYPKDIKAFYMRLNEDGKTVAAMDVLAPGIGEIIGGSQREERLDVLDARMAEMGLNKEDYWWYRDLRRYGTVPHSGFGLGFERLIAYVTGVQNVRDVIPFPRTPRSATF
- the pncB gene encoding nicotinate phosphoribosyltransferase — its product is MTQFASPVLHTLLDTDAYKLHMQQAVFHHYYHVHVAAEFRCRGDDLLGIYADSIREQVDAMQHLTLQDDEYQWLSGLPFFKADYLNWLRDFRYKPEQVIVTNDNGKLNIRLEGPWREVIMWEVPLLAVISELAHRYRSPEMGVEQALASLENKLVEFSQLTEGLDISRFRLMDFGTRRRFSRDVQQAIVERLQQEPWFVGTSNYDLARRLNLTPMGTQAHEWFQAHQQISPDLANSQRAALAAWLEEYPNQLGIALTDCITMDAFLRDFGPEFAERYQGLRHDSGDPVEWGEKAIAHYKKLGIDPMSKVLVFSDNLDLAKAVDLYRHFASRVNLSFGIGTRLTCDIPQVKPLNIVIKLVECNGKPVAKLSDSPGKTICHDKAFVRALRKAFDLPQIKKAS
- a CDS encoding aminopeptidase N: MTQQPQAKYRHDYRAPDYLISDIDLTFDLDATKTVVTAVSQVTRHSATAVPLRLDGEDLTLVSLHINDEAWSDYKEEDNQLVINNLPEHFTLRIVNEISPAANTALEGLYQSGVALCTQCEAEGFRHITWYLDRPDVLARFTTKIIADKTLYPFLLSNGNRVGEGELENGRHWVQWQDPFPKPCYLFALVAGDFDVLRDTFKTRSGRDVALELFVDRGNLDRAPWAMTSLINSMKWDEERFGLEYDLDIYMIVAVDFFNMGAMENKGLNIFNSKYVLARTDTATDKDYLDIERVIGHEYFHNWTGNRVTCRDWFQLSLKEGLTVFRDQEFSSDLGSRAVNRINNVRTMRGLQFAEDASPMAHPIRPDKVIEMNNFYTLTVYEKGSEIIRMIHTLLGEENFQKGIQLYFERHDGSAATCDDFVQAMEDASNVDLSHFRRWYSQAGTPVVTVKDDYNPETEHYTLTISQRTPPTAEQEEKHPLHIPFSIELYDNEGKVIPLQKGGHPVHHVLNVTQAEQTFIFDNVYFQPVPALLCEFSAPVKLEYKWSDQQLTFLMRHARNDFSRWDAAQSLLATYIKLNVNRHQQGQPLSLPVHVADAFRAILLDEKIDPALAAEILTLPSASEIAELFEIIDPIAIVAVREALTRTLATELADEFLAIYNANKLDEYRVEHADIGKRSLRNTCLRYLAFGEVELANTLVSKQYHEADNMTDALAALAASVAAELPCRDALMQEYDDKWHQDGLVMDKWFILQSTSPSADVLSTVRSLLKHRSFTMSNPNRVRSLIGAFASSNPAAFHAEDGSGYQFMVEMLTELNSRNPQVASRLIEPLIRLKRYDAKRQAKMRAALEQLKGLENLSGDLFEKITKALA